In Limisalsivibrio acetivorans, one genomic interval encodes:
- a CDS encoding PHP domain-containing protein: MIDLHCHSVYSDGTYTPTQLIEHAERIGLKVLALTDHDTVSGLPQFFAAKTGIERVAGTELSIDYNKGTFHLVGLFLNHTDEKLLKTLDSLLEERRRRNEIMIRLTGELVGRELSMEELSGDSRGELGRPHIAKFLIREGIVKDTDEAFDKYLGKGKPLYRDKRRLSFDEGAELIHGAGGVAVLAHPLSLKLDRDEYEPFIGDLKDRGLDAVEAYCSMHQYQDMVFFGDIARKLELPVSAGSDFHGTNKPGVKLGKGRGDLKEPMRIYDTLKDLSLRYG; the protein is encoded by the coding sequence ATGATAGATCTGCACTGCCACTCCGTATACTCCGACGGAACTTATACACCCACTCAACTTATTGAGCATGCCGAAAGAATCGGCCTTAAAGTCCTCGCTCTTACAGACCATGATACGGTGAGCGGACTCCCCCAGTTTTTCGCCGCAAAGACAGGCATAGAGCGTGTTGCGGGTACAGAGCTGAGTATAGACTACAATAAGGGAACCTTCCACCTTGTGGGGCTTTTCCTGAATCATACCGATGAGAAGCTTCTTAAGACACTTGACAGCCTTCTTGAGGAACGCAGAAGACGTAATGAGATTATGATAAGACTTACGGGTGAGCTTGTGGGTAGGGAACTATCAATGGAGGAGCTCTCCGGCGACAGCCGTGGTGAGCTGGGAAGGCCTCATATAGCCAAGTTCCTTATCAGGGAGGGTATCGTTAAGGATACCGATGAGGCGTTTGATAAATATCTCGGCAAGGGAAAACCCCTTTACAGGGATAAGCGGAGGCTCAGTTTTGATGAAGGTGCTGAGCTTATCCATGGTGCCGGCGGTGTAGCCGTTCTGGCCCACCCACTCAGCCTTAAGCTGGATAGGGATGAGTACGAGCCGTTTATAGGGGATCTTAAAGATAGAGGGCTGGACGCCGTTGAGGCGTACTGTTCTATGCACCAGTATCAGGATATGGTCTTTTTCGGTGATATAGCCAGAAAGCTGGAACTCCCTGTTTCCGCAGGCAGCGACTTCCATGGAACGAACAAGCCGGGCGTTAAGCTAGGCAAGGGCAGGGGGGATCTCAAAGAACCTATGCGTATCTACGATACCCTCAAAGATTTAAGCTTGAGGTACGGGTAA
- a CDS encoding DUF1820 family protein: MKKKLFKITFVNGEKESMTIHASSVNPSSFLGLIEVSDIVFMDSSDILVTPGDDKIKTEFKNVERTFLPINTIIRIDEVYIEKETPIIRLYNGDDD; encoded by the coding sequence ATGAAAAAGAAACTCTTTAAAATAACCTTTGTAAACGGGGAGAAGGAGAGCATGACCATCCACGCCTCCAGTGTTAACCCCTCCTCCTTCCTCGGGCTCATAGAGGTATCGGACATTGTCTTCATGGACAGTTCGGATATTCTCGTAACCCCCGGAGACGACAAGATAAAAACCGAATTCAAAAACGTTGAGCGCACCTTTCTTCCCATCAATACCATCATACGTATCGATGAGGTATACATAGAGAAGGAAACCCCCATAATCAGGCTTTATAACGGGGATGATGATTAA
- a CDS encoding phage holin family protein: MNDGSYIVYRILANLVGLAAAGFLIPGFDTGTFMNLIGAALILTFLHIFVRPIVVFLTLPLQVLTVGILYLIINTFFVMIAADLAGDMYIKGFFSALFAALIISFVNVLLDGYASANRLDRIQ; encoded by the coding sequence ATGAATGATGGCAGCTATATCGTATACAGAATTTTAGCAAATCTAGTAGGGCTTGCCGCTGCGGGTTTCCTGATACCTGGCTTCGACACGGGTACATTCATGAACCTTATCGGCGCTGCGCTCATCCTTACCTTTCTGCATATCTTCGTGAGGCCGATTGTGGTGTTTCTCACCCTACCTCTGCAGGTATTAACTGTAGGCATATTGTATCTTATCATCAATACATTTTTTGTGATGATAGCTGCAGATCTGGCCGGAGATATGTATATAAAAGGCTTCTTCTCCGCCTTATTCGCCGCACTGATCATAAGCTTTGTAAACGTGCTGCTGGACGGCTACGCTTCTGCCAACAGGCTGGACAGGATTCAGTGA
- the leuB gene encoding 3-isopropylmalate dehydrogenase, whose amino-acid sequence MYKVAVLPGDGIGPEVMKQAIKVLEKVSDKYGKEFQFTSADVGGIAIDNHGTPLPEETLKLCEESEAILFGSVGGPKWENLPPEKQPERGALLPLRKHFRLFCNIRPVKIFKALIDSSSLKNTLIPDGLDIAFFRELTGGIYFGQPKEISEDRQRGMDTMVYTVPEIERIARLAFEAARIRDNKVTSVDKANVLMTSVLWRETVTKLHEKEYSDVELNHMYVDNAAMQLVRYPQQFDVVVTGNMFGDILSDEAAMLTGSLGMLPSASINSDGFGLYEPIGGTAPDIAGQNIANPIAQILSAALMIRYSFDMDDAATSIEKAIEDILEKGYRTGDLFREGEGQTKVNTDEMGDLIVERI is encoded by the coding sequence ATGTATAAAGTAGCGGTACTCCCCGGCGACGGTATTGGTCCCGAGGTTATGAAGCAGGCAATCAAGGTGCTTGAGAAGGTTTCGGACAAATACGGTAAGGAGTTCCAGTTCACATCAGCAGATGTGGGCGGAATCGCCATAGACAACCACGGAACACCCCTCCCCGAGGAAACACTCAAGCTCTGCGAAGAGAGCGAGGCTATCCTTTTCGGCTCTGTGGGCGGACCCAAATGGGAGAACCTTCCTCCTGAAAAACAGCCCGAGAGGGGTGCCCTGCTCCCCCTGAGAAAGCACTTCAGGCTCTTCTGCAACATCCGTCCCGTTAAGATATTCAAGGCGCTCATCGATTCCAGCTCGCTCAAGAATACACTCATCCCCGATGGTCTTGATATCGCATTCTTCCGTGAACTCACTGGCGGCATCTATTTCGGCCAGCCCAAGGAGATCAGCGAAGACAGGCAGAGAGGAATGGACACTATGGTATATACCGTCCCCGAGATTGAGCGTATCGCAAGGCTTGCCTTCGAAGCCGCAAGAATCAGGGATAACAAGGTAACCAGCGTGGACAAGGCAAACGTGCTCATGACAAGCGTTCTCTGGCGTGAAACCGTTACAAAGCTCCACGAAAAGGAATACAGCGATGTTGAGCTGAACCATATGTACGTGGACAACGCCGCAATGCAGCTCGTTCGCTACCCCCAGCAGTTTGATGTTGTGGTAACCGGAAACATGTTCGGCGATATACTCAGCGATGAAGCCGCCATGCTCACAGGGTCCCTCGGCATGCTCCCCTCCGCATCTATAAACTCAGACGGCTTCGGGCTCTATGAACCCATAGGCGGAACGGCACCCGATATCGCAGGGCAGAACATCGCAAACCCCATTGCGCAGATACTCTCCGCCGCACTCATGATACGCTACAGCTTCGATATGGATGATGCAGCAACCTCCATTGAAAAGGCCATCGAAGATATCCTCGAAAAAGGATACAGAACCGGCGACCTCTTCCGTGAAGGTGAAGGACAAACTAAGGTTAATACCGACGAAATGGGCGACCTTATCGTAGAAAGAATATAA
- a CDS encoding LptF/LptG family permease yields the protein MKRFHLYMLRLFIKYTLIVQVFVIILNVIANSFHHTKLMAKYDVSFYSILIFDIIKIPYSIHESMPMAMAITAMLTMVTLVRSNELLAFVTLGGKLRSLVYPFLIIGVFTSGLLVWMGDTVNPWIELERKRYETEVFDREQFVLKGKLTNTWMRSEEGFVHFELIDPIDKSFRGVSRYRLDNSFEIDRLERIESVTPSGDKWKLENIEIFSLVPVPELVEQIDVAVEDNPMFSDLADLPVNQPKFLSIAELGRIIDILENQGLDASKYKLMLYKNFSHALSVIIILLLVFPLSVNYSRHRSYVLSAVYSLSAAFGYWVIMGSAQSIAKTGVVSPLVASITPHILFAGLAFYLIYSRERSS from the coding sequence ATGAAGAGGTTCCACCTGTACATGCTGCGCTTGTTCATCAAATACACCCTTATAGTTCAGGTATTTGTGATAATCCTCAATGTAATCGCCAATTCCTTCCACCACACGAAGCTGATGGCGAAATACGATGTATCCTTCTATTCGATCCTCATCTTCGACATTATTAAGATCCCCTACTCCATACATGAGTCGATGCCCATGGCGATGGCCATAACGGCGATGCTCACTATGGTGACCCTTGTTCGGAGCAACGAGCTTTTAGCCTTTGTCACACTCGGAGGCAAGCTTCGCAGTCTTGTATATCCCTTTCTTATAATCGGTGTATTCACATCCGGTCTTCTTGTCTGGATGGGGGATACTGTGAATCCGTGGATCGAGCTTGAGAGGAAGCGTTACGAGACAGAGGTATTCGATCGTGAGCAGTTCGTTCTCAAGGGGAAGCTCACCAACACCTGGATGCGCAGTGAGGAAGGGTTTGTCCATTTCGAGCTGATAGACCCCATAGACAAGTCGTTCAGGGGTGTCAGCCGCTACAGGCTTGATAACAGCTTCGAGATAGACCGCCTTGAGAGGATAGAATCCGTTACCCCTTCGGGTGATAAATGGAAGCTTGAGAATATTGAGATATTCAGCCTTGTCCCTGTGCCGGAACTTGTGGAACAGATCGATGTGGCTGTGGAAGATAACCCGATGTTCAGCGACCTGGCGGATCTCCCCGTAAATCAGCCGAAATTCCTTTCCATTGCGGAGCTTGGCCGGATCATCGACATACTTGAGAATCAGGGGCTCGATGCCTCAAAATATAAGCTGATGCTGTATAAAAACTTCAGCCACGCCCTGAGCGTTATCATCATACTGTTGTTGGTGTTCCCTTTATCTGTGAACTACTCCCGCCACCGTTCCTATGTACTCAGCGCAGTATATTCACTCTCCGCCGCCTTCGGCTACTGGGTCATAATGGGCTCCGCCCAGTCCATCGCAAAGACAGGGGTTGTTTCCCCCCTCGTGGCGAGCATTACACCCCATATACTGTTTGCCGGGCTCGCCTTCTATCTCATATACAGCAGGGAAAGGTCTTCCTAG
- a CDS encoding phosphatase PAP2 family protein gives MSVIGGLIFKYFPRIDIWFSSIFYKDGEFYLSDYPWIDYFYQSAHVGALLLALIVIVTYVVVVETKLHKPGNEKAMRIKKACLFLLIAMLIGPVITVNGVMKEGIGRARPTNVAEFGGDKIFTPAFTLADQCSSNCSFVSGHASAGFFLVTLALVARREWRRKVFWITLTYGGLIGMTRVAQGKHFLSDVIFAFVITYGVSKLVHYAMYREKDAFP, from the coding sequence TTGTCCGTAATAGGCGGGCTCATATTTAAGTATTTCCCCCGGATAGATATATGGTTTTCATCCATATTCTATAAGGACGGGGAGTTCTATCTGAGCGACTATCCATGGATCGACTATTTCTACCAGTCCGCCCATGTTGGTGCTCTTCTGCTTGCCCTTATAGTTATTGTCACCTATGTGGTTGTGGTTGAAACGAAACTGCATAAGCCGGGTAATGAAAAGGCTATGCGTATCAAGAAGGCGTGCCTTTTCCTGCTTATCGCCATGCTTATTGGGCCGGTAATAACGGTGAACGGTGTCATGAAAGAGGGAATAGGAAGGGCGAGACCCACTAATGTTGCAGAATTCGGTGGTGATAAGATCTTTACACCGGCGTTCACCCTCGCTGATCAGTGCAGTTCAAACTGTTCATTCGTCAGCGGACACGCCTCTGCGGGCTTCTTCCTAGTAACACTGGCTCTCGTTGCCAGAAGGGAATGGAGACGCAAGGTTTTCTGGATAACCCTTACCTACGGAGGGCTCATCGGCATGACAAGGGTGGCTCAGGGTAAGCATTTTCTGAGCGATGTTATATTCGCCTTTGTGATCACCTACGGGGTGAGCAAGCTCGTGCACTACGCAATGTACAGGGAGAAAGACGCCTTTCCATGA
- a CDS encoding LptF/LptG family permease, producing the protein MNTLQRYIFKEIFPVFILGNVLLVTLLLLEKLVSLADLFFTKNVPGILIAQTIVFYLPSFLMITIPTATLMACLIGFGRLSADSEVIVMRTTGAGPMFFLKPAIALGLAAFIAGIAISTYLMPKGSSLAVDNLAEIAKTISINDMKEKQMYDEVPGMLFYADEKTGQDSFKNLVIIDRRSGSIVSAGSGRITPSDEAGLVMELQNGRIVGTSERSNHSVINFGELGANLGFDVRDKFNKRYEYFMYLDELKANFGESPTFAFEYSKRFALPFSAVIMSVFGMSLGIFFQRSGRSVGIPVSLLLLTVYYILFFVALNLVRSGKLEPFSGAWLSNILFAAVTLFTLRRVLK; encoded by the coding sequence ATGAACACCCTCCAGCGGTATATATTCAAAGAGATTTTCCCCGTTTTTATCCTCGGCAACGTCCTGCTTGTCACCCTGCTCCTGCTTGAAAAACTGGTATCTCTGGCTGATCTCTTCTTCACAAAGAACGTTCCGGGTATTCTCATCGCCCAGACCATCGTCTTCTATCTCCCCTCGTTTCTGATGATAACCATTCCCACGGCGACCCTGATGGCGTGCCTTATCGGCTTCGGCAGGCTCAGTGCGGACTCCGAGGTTATCGTTATGCGAACCACTGGAGCGGGGCCTATGTTCTTCCTCAAACCCGCCATAGCTCTCGGTCTTGCCGCATTTATCGCCGGAATCGCCATAAGCACATACCTTATGCCGAAGGGGAGCAGTCTTGCTGTGGATAACCTGGCTGAGATCGCCAAAACGATATCCATCAATGATATGAAAGAGAAGCAGATGTATGACGAGGTTCCTGGGATGCTCTTCTACGCCGATGAAAAAACCGGTCAGGACAGCTTCAAAAACCTTGTTATCATAGACCGCCGTTCGGGGAGCATAGTAAGCGCAGGCTCCGGCAGGATAACCCCTTCTGATGAGGCGGGGCTTGTTATGGAGCTCCAGAACGGAAGGATCGTGGGAACATCGGAGAGGTCTAATCATTCTGTGATAAACTTCGGCGAGCTTGGAGCCAATCTGGGATTTGATGTTCGTGACAAGTTCAACAAACGCTACGAGTATTTCATGTATCTGGATGAGCTGAAAGCTAATTTCGGAGAGAGCCCCACCTTCGCCTTCGAGTATTCAAAACGCTTTGCCCTCCCCTTCTCCGCCGTTATCATGAGTGTATTCGGCATGTCGCTGGGGATATTCTTCCAGCGTTCGGGGCGTTCGGTGGGTATACCCGTATCCCTTCTACTGCTAACTGTTTACTATATCCTGTTTTTCGTAGCGCTCAACCTTGTTCGTTCAGGGAAGCTTGAGCCCTTCTCCGGTGCGTGGCTCTCCAATATCCTTTTTGCCGCCGTCACCTTATTCACGCTGAGGAGGGTGCTTAAATGA
- the proC gene encoding pyrroline-5-carboxylate reductase, with the protein MLRNYKIGFIGAGNMTEAIVRGITTKTNPALIAVSDINEARLDMFKTQYKVGQANIDNKRTVDFCDILFIATKPQIIPDVLDELKDDIGDRLVVSIAAGVQCPTIESHLPEGTRVVRVMANTPALVMTGATAVCAGSHATDDDVDLIKSIFELVGVCVVVKEDRMDAITGLSGSGPAFVYMFIDALSDGGVNMGLTRANATLLAAQTVMGAAKMVLETGVHPCQLKDNVTTPAGTTIKALHAMDKAGFRPAVIDAVEAATLKSRELGKTKKDD; encoded by the coding sequence ATGCTTAGAAACTACAAGATCGGATTCATTGGCGCAGGCAACATGACGGAGGCGATCGTCCGTGGTATCACCACGAAGACAAACCCCGCACTCATAGCCGTTTCGGACATCAATGAAGCCCGCCTCGATATGTTCAAAACCCAGTACAAGGTAGGCCAAGCCAACATAGATAATAAAAGAACCGTTGATTTCTGCGACATACTCTTCATCGCCACCAAGCCCCAGATTATCCCCGATGTGCTCGATGAGCTTAAGGATGATATAGGTGACCGGCTTGTTGTATCCATCGCCGCAGGTGTCCAGTGCCCCACCATCGAGTCCCACCTCCCCGAGGGGACAAGGGTTGTGCGTGTAATGGCAAACACCCCTGCCCTCGTTATGACAGGCGCAACAGCGGTCTGCGCAGGAAGCCACGCCACAGATGATGATGTAGATCTTATCAAGTCGATTTTCGAGCTCGTGGGTGTGTGCGTTGTGGTGAAAGAGGACAGGATGGACGCCATCACAGGCCTTTCAGGAAGCGGCCCCGCCTTTGTATACATGTTTATCGACGCTCTTAGCGACGGAGGTGTTAACATGGGGCTCACACGTGCCAACGCAACCCTCCTCGCTGCCCAGACCGTCATGGGAGCTGCTAAGATGGTACTTGAGACAGGCGTACACCCCTGCCAGCTCAAGGATAACGTAACAACACCCGCCGGAACAACGATCAAGGCGCTCCACGCCATGGACAAGGCGGGCTTTCGTCCGGCGGTCATCGATGCAGTTGAGGCTGCAACGCTGAAATCAAGAGAACTTGGAAAGACTAAGAAGGACGATTAA
- a CDS encoding glycosyltransferase family 9 protein, whose translation MKVDTMRAIDHLAGVPLCFLSTYITKVINPIQKEVKKPEKVLFIELSEMGSTILADPAMRKLAEETGAELYFVIFEKNKGSLDLLKTIPEDNIFTISESGFFSLTRDTLRFLKWCREKDIDTVIDLELFSRFTALLTGYSGAVNRVGFYRFHNEGLFRGEMLTHRVAYNPHIHISKNFMALINSLLADDEEIPYSKTLISDEDIKLSKVYFSDEEKLGMREKIRGIYPELGEKRIVLVNPNASDLLPQRRWMPEYFKELIQMMLAEREDTVFLITGAPSERSEAAELEKNVGSSRCINFAGKVKFSELPLLYSVSSFMVTNDSGPGHFAAITDMPTFVFFGPETPKLYGSLGDTTPIYAGLACSPCVSASNHRKTPCDDNRCLQVIKPADAFGVIAPKLRSI comes from the coding sequence ATGAAAGTCGACACTATGAGGGCAATAGACCACCTGGCGGGTGTGCCCCTCTGCTTCTTATCAACATATATCACTAAGGTTATAAACCCCATACAGAAAGAGGTTAAAAAGCCTGAAAAGGTTCTCTTTATCGAGCTTTCGGAGATGGGGAGTACGATACTCGCCGATCCCGCTATGCGCAAACTGGCAGAAGAAACCGGTGCAGAGCTCTATTTTGTCATATTCGAGAAGAACAAGGGGAGCCTCGATCTGCTGAAAACCATCCCAGAGGATAATATCTTTACCATCAGCGAGAGCGGCTTTTTCAGCCTCACAAGGGACACGCTACGTTTCCTGAAATGGTGCAGGGAAAAGGATATCGATACGGTTATCGATCTCGAGCTTTTCTCCCGCTTCACAGCACTGCTCACAGGCTATTCGGGCGCAGTGAATCGTGTCGGGTTCTACAGGTTCCATAATGAAGGGCTTTTCCGGGGGGAGATGCTGACCCACAGGGTGGCGTATAATCCCCATATACATATCTCCAAAAACTTTATGGCGCTGATCAATTCACTGCTCGCAGATGATGAGGAGATACCATATTCAAAGACCCTTATAAGCGATGAGGATATAAAACTCTCCAAGGTGTATTTCTCCGATGAGGAGAAGCTTGGAATGAGGGAGAAGATCCGGGGGATCTACCCTGAACTCGGGGAAAAGAGAATCGTCCTTGTTAACCCCAATGCCAGCGATCTCCTCCCCCAGAGACGCTGGATGCCTGAATACTTCAAGGAGCTTATCCAGATGATGCTCGCCGAGCGTGAGGATACGGTTTTCCTTATAACAGGTGCACCCTCCGAGAGGAGTGAGGCGGCGGAGCTCGAGAAGAATGTAGGTTCAAGCAGATGCATCAATTTTGCTGGCAAAGTAAAATTCTCCGAACTGCCTCTGCTCTATTCTGTGTCATCATTTATGGTTACAAACGATTCTGGGCCGGGGCATTTTGCCGCAATAACGGACATGCCCACATTCGTATTCTTCGGCCCCGAAACCCCGAAGCTCTATGGCTCTCTTGGGGATACAACGCCCATATACGCAGGGCTTGCATGCTCACCATGCGTTAGCGCATCAAACCACCGCAAGACCCCCTGCGATGACAACCGTTGTCTGCAGGTGATAAAGCCGGCGGATGCCTTTGGGGTGATCGCTCCGAAATTGAGGAGTATCTAG
- a CDS encoding DMT family transporter: MINNNLAGKLLVISAAVLWGTTGTTQALSPEGASPLAVGALRLAIGGTALFLIYISKNGFSACKKWLNSVTLSGALFIALYQICFFSGVYMTGVAVGTIVAIGSSPMFAGLLGSLVMREGLSKAWYVSSALAVAGGTVLVLTGSKEGVSINIYGILLALGAGASYALYTLTSKLLLERKLKPSEVMASQFFFGAFMLAPFLFINDISWTVTVQGALLMAHLGLIVTTLSYVLFARGLQYVKVSTAGTLALAEPLTAGCLGIFFLGEAVSPGTVTGIGLLIAGLVVLSVNRT, encoded by the coding sequence ATGATTAATAATAACTTAGCGGGAAAACTTCTCGTAATCTCCGCCGCCGTTCTTTGGGGAACAACGGGCACTACACAGGCGCTTTCACCCGAAGGTGCATCACCTCTGGCAGTTGGTGCCTTAAGGCTTGCCATAGGCGGTACGGCACTATTCCTTATCTACATCAGCAAGAACGGGTTCTCCGCATGTAAAAAATGGCTGAACAGTGTGACGCTCTCCGGTGCACTCTTCATTGCACTTTACCAGATATGCTTCTTTAGCGGCGTTTATATGACGGGTGTGGCTGTGGGAACCATCGTTGCCATCGGCAGTTCACCCATGTTTGCCGGCCTGCTTGGCAGTCTGGTTATGAGAGAGGGGTTGTCTAAGGCATGGTACGTATCTTCGGCTCTGGCAGTAGCCGGCGGCACTGTTCTTGTTCTAACAGGTAGCAAAGAGGGTGTCAGCATCAATATATACGGAATCCTTCTCGCACTGGGAGCCGGCGCTTCCTATGCTCTTTATACTCTTACAAGCAAGCTTCTCCTTGAGCGGAAGCTGAAACCTAGCGAGGTTATGGCATCCCAGTTCTTTTTTGGTGCATTCATGCTTGCGCCCTTCCTGTTCATCAACGACATATCCTGGACGGTGACCGTTCAGGGTGCACTCCTGATGGCGCACCTCGGGCTTATCGTGACCACACTGTCCTATGTGCTTTTTGCAAGGGGGCTGCAGTACGTTAAGGTTTCTACTGCGGGAACGCTTGCCCTCGCAGAGCCTCTTACGGCAGGGTGCCTCGGTATATTCTTCCTTGGTGAAGCTGTGAGTCCGGGGACAGTGACGGGGATAGGTCTGCTGATAGCAGGGCTTGTGGTTCTCAGCGTAAACAGGACATGA
- a CDS encoding lysylphosphatidylglycerol synthase transmembrane domain-containing protein, with translation MITNIIKFAVSAVLLFFVFRMVDFGEFFAITASASIPLILGALILQTLSTITASYRWYLIMNALKFPGSVLFYGKSYFKGSYFNQVLPGSIGGDAVRILEVSNAYKCKKREAFYGIFIDRIVGLLGLLALNFAANLINRGLLPEWLYKLIMGIGLVGFGGFFMFLLIAGHPFFTKYQLLRLFHNIRARFLRVYNSAKNIAVQSGLSLLTHLFSVLSIFALGNALGLDYPLYVYMVTVPPVLLLLIVPISLAGWGVREGAMVGIFMLVGAPRESVLSISILYGLILIVSSLPGMYFWVKGKGKY, from the coding sequence TTGATCACGAACATAATTAAGTTTGCCGTATCCGCCGTTTTGCTCTTCTTCGTTTTCCGGATGGTGGATTTCGGCGAGTTCTTTGCGATAACAGCATCCGCCAGCATACCCCTTATTCTTGGTGCCCTTATTTTGCAGACCCTAAGCACAATAACTGCTTCGTATCGCTGGTATCTTATTATGAATGCGCTGAAATTTCCCGGGTCTGTGCTCTTCTACGGCAAAAGCTACTTCAAAGGCTCCTACTTCAATCAGGTTCTCCCGGGGAGTATCGGCGGCGACGCAGTTCGTATACTTGAGGTGAGCAACGCCTACAAATGCAAAAAAAGGGAAGCCTTCTACGGCATTTTTATCGATCGTATTGTCGGCCTGCTGGGGCTTCTGGCTCTCAACTTCGCAGCAAACCTTATAAACCGTGGTCTTCTCCCCGAGTGGCTCTATAAGCTTATCATGGGTATAGGCCTTGTTGGCTTCGGCGGTTTCTTTATGTTCCTTCTCATTGCAGGACATCCGTTCTTTACGAAGTATCAGCTGTTAAGGCTTTTTCATAATATCAGGGCACGCTTCCTGCGGGTCTATAACAGTGCGAAGAATATCGCTGTTCAGTCGGGGCTGTCCCTGCTCACACACCTTTTTTCCGTACTTTCGATTTTTGCCCTCGGCAACGCCCTTGGGCTTGACTATCCGCTCTATGTGTATATGGTAACTGTGCCCCCTGTGCTTCTTCTGCTCATCGTTCCCATATCCCTTGCGGGGTGGGGCGTTCGTGAAGGAGCCATGGTGGGTATATTCATGCTCGTGGGCGCACCGAGGGAGTCTGTTCTCTCCATTTCGATCCTCTACGGGCTCATACTTATAGTATCCAGCCTGCCCGGTATGTATTTCTGGGTAAAGGGGAAGGGGAAGTATTAG
- a CDS encoding glycosyltransferase family 39 protein has protein sequence MKTSILTDRNALLAIAVFGILQAFYNIMLPLHPDEAYYWLWSVYPELSYYDHPPMVAWIIWPFTLFGDSEFTVRLAAVFCMSGASVYMYLLTRDVFSRETAWLALLVSATLPSTNMGYTIITPDAPLILFWAASAYHSYKAVFRGSWTDYMLTGVMLGGLMLSKYTSVLYMGSLFIFVLLKRPKLFISVKPWAAVVVAFIVFSPVIIWNMQNEWLSFSFQYAHGTGNTFRSKYLVEFIAGLFVVFTPVYFAILLRYFFDVKDWFKNDRYFFVMVSCLFPLLFFLYKGMFKRMELNWAAIAFITGTAVFAHAVQRYKLKKTFIAGAVLAFTMTFVVKFSNLLPLPPNLNIHSRIQGYEQAVERYESYIKPGDELFGGHLRIASMIAFYVEGRTDVSIPIRERFSQFDIWDKEKDFSKMEGLFLSEGDEYKKLKEVFSSVELVERYVFRQEGLKEREFYIYRVKG, from the coding sequence ATGAAAACCTCTATTCTAACAGATAGAAACGCACTTTTAGCCATTGCAGTATTCGGTATTCTACAGGCCTTTTACAACATAATGCTCCCCCTGCATCCGGACGAGGCATACTACTGGCTCTGGAGCGTATACCCGGAGCTGAGCTACTACGACCATCCACCCATGGTGGCATGGATAATATGGCCGTTTACGCTCTTCGGGGATAGTGAATTCACTGTCCGCCTTGCTGCTGTGTTCTGTATGAGCGGCGCATCGGTGTATATGTATCTGCTGACAAGGGATGTCTTTTCCAGAGAAACGGCGTGGCTCGCTCTGCTGGTTTCCGCAACTCTTCCGTCAACCAACATGGGCTATACGATAATAACCCCCGATGCACCCCTTATCCTGTTCTGGGCGGCCTCGGCGTATCATTCATACAAGGCTGTTTTCAGAGGGTCATGGACGGACTATATGCTCACCGGGGTGATGCTCGGCGGGCTGATGCTGAGCAAATACACCTCTGTCTTGTATATGGGATCACTTTTTATCTTTGTGCTGTTAAAACGGCCGAAGCTATTCATAAGCGTCAAGCCCTGGGCGGCTGTTGTAGTGGCATTTATCGTGTTTTCGCCGGTAATTATATGGAATATGCAGAATGAATGGTTGAGCTTCTCTTTCCAATATGCTCATGGCACAGGCAATACATTCAGATCCAAGTATCTTGTTGAGTTTATAGCCGGTCTGTTTGTTGTCTTTACACCCGTATACTTTGCCATACTCCTGCGCTATTTTTTCGATGTGAAGGACTGGTTCAAAAATGATAGATACTTCTTCGTTATGGTCTCCTGCCTCTTCCCGCTTCTCTTCTTTTTATATAAGGGAATGTTCAAGCGCATGGAGCTGAACTGGGCGGCCATCGCCTTCATCACGGGAACCGCCGTCTTTGCCCATGCGGTGCAGAGATACAAGCTCAAGAAAACCTTTATAGCGGGGGCTGTTCTCGCCTTTACGATGACCTTTGTGGTGAAGTTCTCAAACCTCCTCCCTCTGCCGCCAAACCTGAATATCCACAGCCGTATACAGGGGTATGAGCAGGCTGTTGAGCGGTATGAGAGCTACATAAAGCCCGGTGATGAGCTTTTTGGCGGGCATCTGCGCATAGCTTCGATGATAGCCTTCTATGTGGAGGGGCGTACGGATGTGAGTATCCCCATAAGGGAGCGTTTCAGCCAGTTTGACATATGGGACAAGGAAAAGGACTTCTCAAAGATGGAGGGGCTTTTCCTCAGCGAAGGTGATGAATATAAAAAGCTCAAGGAGGTTTTCTCTTCCGTTGAACTTGTGGAGCGCTACGTGTTCCGGCAAGAGGGGCTTAAAGAGCGTGAATTCTATATATACAGGGTTAAAGGTTGA